Below is a genomic region from Miscanthus floridulus cultivar M001 chromosome 1, ASM1932011v1, whole genome shotgun sequence.
aacccacgacaagagcgtaacgagccttctcgctcccataagcaagtatgtgcttaggataataagtctgtgacctgactaccatccacagcaacggatggtccttaatcgacacagataggaaaaatagtgtaaccaagctaagccccgtgacGGCGGGACACAACTCGTTACACCCACCGATACcctaccatatccctgcccggtctctattatcctttcatcatttttatcataagagtaattataataatcacctattgtgagtaacggcaggttactcacgctaccgaaaacctaagcatagcagctactcgaatctgtactagtaagactcataggacagatatatctatacatgtggtttccataaaattcctataacgtaattacacatcacatatatacatatagtgattataaaaaatatgggttatgcactaaggcttgccttgggcaggcgcggtgtcagtcGAGTTAGTCGGCGGTGGCTCTGAGACCTCCTCCCTCATGAGGACCTccttctcatactcctcgatgatctcctcgaactcgcgatcgtctgtggtcactatctccactaactcgttctctacatgcatgcgatgatgatgcaaccatttagcatttaggcaacatcaactcttaaaataagaatacgcacaccaagttactaagctagctctattgACTAAGATAATAAGCTAACTAtaatcttcatcaagcaaagtgttgggttcaactaataaACCCTTACCTTgataaattaaggatatatttttatttctactagtgacttaatgtatattgaaataaagagcatttaactatcctaatgcttagtctattctaaggctataaaaattacagtgagcacataataatacaataaagctaccataaaaatttcagaactaaagctatcaccaatttaccacaaaaattcctacaaaaattaacttaatattattaagcattctcaaacGATTTAATAACACCTAATATCAACACATAtaagtatgaactaaatacaccaacagatagatcacaattttaggaacctaacaaaatttatttcgtaATTTTTGCACACTTATATGATTTTATTTTAATTACCAAAGattagctcagaaattaaattagaaaactatttctaattccttagaaaaaaagaaaaagtgaATCTCCCGCGTGGCCCACACGCGCGGTCCGTAGATACGGCCCACGTGGACCCCGGCCCATGCGGAGACAGCCCGCGCACGCTGGCAATTTTATAAAAGAAACCTCGAACTCCTCCCaatttacaactaagtactaacactattttgtCCTCTAgcagaccttctcacttaacccccccgTCTTCCCTGAAATTCCCCCGCGCGCACCCCTGACTAACCCGTGCCCGGCAGCGCGGCGAGCGGTGGCATGGGGTGGCCACGCCGACCACCAGAGACCCGCACTGGCTCGTCGGTCAGGCCAACATTCAACTATGGTCCCACCGTCTACGCCGAGCAGCAACACGGGGCGGCGGGACGCGCTGGAGTTAGCTGCGGCGGTGCATGGCCATCCACGATGGTGGCGCGACTGCCCCGGCGAACCAGAGCACCTAAGgacctaactggctagcgagtgagcatctggagactaccgtggacctagccgaggtggTGGGTGGAGAAGAGGGTAACAGAGAAGGGCTGACCACGTGCGGCCGAGCCGTGCGGCGATGCACCACGATGGCACAGTCGCGTCAGCGACGACAGAGAGGCGGTAGCGGTTCGGCTAAGGCGGGcagggtgaagagggagtcaaggtgaagctagtggtgtaggtgaattCGTTTGGGATgggcggtaggagggctgccctcgaccatggccgaccgtggccttaatggcacgacagcggggaaaaactccaaattggagcttggtggTGCCTTCTTCATGGCTGGGTGGGGTCGGACAGCGAGAGGACGTGATGGTGAAGCCGTGGATGcgatgaattgaatggaggtgatcgatCGCTGGGTAATTTGGTGGCACGGCTTGATGGCGGTCAgcagagagaagagggagacggGGCCGGCAGGTGGGCTCAGCAcggcctcgccttggcgggatgtGATCGGCGCGATCAGGGCGTCACACATGCGGATGCAACTGGACAAGCATGTGCGTCCATTGACCGGCATGGCCCGTGCggccgcagtgccataaatggcaaggcgacgtTGAGCTCCACCATGTGCGCGCGACAGCGTCGAGCATCAAACCATGCCAGCAGCGGGGTAGGGGTGCAGAGGGAAGCACGAACGTGACGGTGAGGCGACGGCACCTGCAGTGGCTGCGTCGCGGCACGAGGCGGGTCAGTAGGGCGGCAGCGCGGCGAGGCAGGCGTTCACGCTGCTCGGCCGTGCGAGTAGCAGCAGCGGCTCCACGTGGTAAAGCCAGTGGCGGCTAGGACAGGGTAGTCGCAGTCGGCCACGCGTGGCAGCGCGCGTGCGCGCGCAGAGCTAGCCGACATGGCGACGTCGCGCCCCCAAGACGTGGTGACCACGCTCACCCGGTGAACTAGACAGAAATCATGTCttacacgaattttaaagcgcctataacaactaaacggttgcttctagacctaaaccatcttcaccatgctcaagatggcatgtgaGGCTACCAACCtgagctaaaacacgacaccatcccttaactcgatttcacaaaataaattgccaaataTGACATTGTCTTGCTATCtataaacttgaaaatattttaagtctttgagctaaacttgattccaagttgcatttctaggccATTAGAAGCATTAGCTAGCGAAGTTATTTTTCAACAACAAGGAttttattgtcatctacaaaaTCCATACTCCAAACTTTACTCCAAACTTTATTAAGTGCTACATATATGTTttatagtgtttttgttcaataaaaattgattttcaaccctacttgatatacatgaattATGGAGTAGCTTTTCATTTAACctttttattgatcatcttaagTTAAAAAAAATTCATCCACACATTCTACCACATGCGttatcatataaacatgatgcccatgacatgttttagtaatttatttagggcgcaacaccgagggtgttacacccaGCCTAAGCTGACCTCCCATCAGTCCATCCATGCCTGCTCAGCTACTCTTTCCATCGCTGGGAGGTGAGAAAAAACAGCTACTCTTTCCATCGCCAGGAGGTGAGAAAAACAGAGAGGTGAGTAGTGCTGTGGTGCAtgtcaaataaaaaagatagcATTATGTAGGGGTAATGCAGGCATTTATCCTCCTTGATCTACATGACCAACTCTATAACGTCCACTTTTATGAGACAGAGGGATTATATGTGTTTGTTCATATGCATCTATATGAGTACCTCATGTATATTATATTTTGAAAAAGGATAGGCTAGCTAGCTGATACATGCCGATGGTCAATAGATACTGGACAATCAGCGTACGTACATGTATATGAGTACCACGTATATTGTATTTTGAAAAAGAAAAGATTGGCTAGCTAGCTGATACATTGGGATGGTCAATAGATAGCTACCCGCCGTATATCAGGATGGGAATAGCTCCCCGTGTATTAGATACTACTCGACAATCTGCCAGAATCGCAATTTTCAGATTTTGCCACCTGTTTTTCAATTTCATTAAAATAATAAGAAAATTCCATGTAGGGCGTTTCCAGAAGGTGTCATATGAATCATATGCGTTCATCCCTTGTACATGGTGTTTGGCACATCCTGGATGAGCTAGAGCTGTTTTGGAGAAGCTCTAATTTGTGACTCCTCTAAAACGGCTTCGGCTCCTCTATTTTTCACTGAAAAAACGGCTCATTCTATGAAACGTTTGACATGGCTCCGAGCCGGAGAGAAGCCACAGAGTTACTATTTATAAGAGCAGTGGAGCACACAAAATTACACACACTTGCAAAGTTATACGATGCGACATGTTAATTACTACTGTATTACTACTAGCACGGACCACTTACTGGCAAATGCCCTGGTGATTATTCTAAATTCTAAAAGCGCTGACAATGATGCCTCGCTTCCTGTCCTTCGCCGTGAACCCCTTCTCCATCTGGAGCACGACGGATAGCTTCGGCTCCACCTCGTGCCCTTGCAGCACCATGAAATCGAGATTCCACACCATGCAGGCGACCACACACTTCATCTGCGCGACCGACACGTCCTTGCCCAAGCACGTCCTCGGCTCGGCGTTGAAAGGCAGGAACTTGTGCCCCGGCACGTGCCGGCGCCGCAGCGCGCCGTCCTCCGTGACCCATCTGTCCGGCCCGTACGCCGTGCAATCGTCGCCCCACACGGCCTGCATCCTGCCCATTGAGTAGAGCGAGGTCAAGATGTTATCGATCCCCGGCGCGCACTGGGTGGCCGCTCGGCGTCGTCCGGACGCTGCTCCAGCTCGAGCGCAAGCACTTTGCTTCGTGCCCCATTCCCGTCCCCGCGTAACAGAAGCGTGCCAGCTGCCCCCACGTCACCCCGCGGGGTCCCATCCTTGCCGCGCGCCGCGTCACCTGCGGCATTCTCGTCCTGGTTGAGCCCGCGTCACCCCATGGCGTTCCGTTCGCCGCGCTGTCATCTGTCACGCTCAACTCCTGTCTTATCTCTTCTCATCTCCAACATCGGTCGTATAgtcattgcaatatatgcaatatTAAGATATATttttacaacatctagatgaaatacttgcaacatatatttgaaactgatgaaatatttggaacatacacttacaacatgcatgtatagccattgcacacgtatgcaacattcagatgtacttttgcaacatctaaataaaacaattgcaacgtacttctgaaacagatgaaacatttataacatacacttgaaacatacatgtatagccattgcaacatatcaacataccgatctacttttgcaacaccaatATAAAACACTTGAGTAAAGTGCACCACCGGTCCCTGAACTTATACCGTTGTATCATCCTGGTCCCTAAACTCGCAAATCgaccgtttaggtcctcaaacttgttcatctgtgtcatctcggtccctaaatgtgttcggctgtgtcatcccggtccctaaacttgcaaatcatccgtttaggtcctcaaacttattCAGTTGTGTCATCCCGGACACTAAACTTGGTTTTGAGTCTCATCTGGGTCAAAACAGGGTGATCTAAcaactttatatcaaaaaataattcataactttttcatatgaactcgaatgaagacaaactttatatcaaaattgtagccctcgacgcgatctacgattttgtagttgaaaagtttttgaattaaaactgtttagggtcccaaaatattattgtatgtttatagattttgaaatttgaaattaaattttgggacactaaatgacttcaaacaaaaaacttttcaactacaaagttgtaaatcGTATTGAGAattataactttcatatagaccatatcaatatccaagattgtttgataattttaaatttcaaatttcaaaatctataaacatacaataatattttgggaccctaaacagttttaattcaaaaacttttcaactacaaagtcgtaGATCGCGTCAAGGGCTAcagttttgatataaagtttgtcttcgttCGAGTTCATATAAAAAAGTTataaattattttttatataaagttGTTAGATCACCCTGTTTTGATCCAGATGAGACACAAAACCAAATTTAGGGATCAGGATGACacaactgaacaagtttgaggacctaaacaggTGATTTGCAAGTTTAGAGACCGGGATGACACAGCCGAACAAGTTTATGGATTGAGATGACACAggtgaacaagtttgaggacctaaacggtcGATTTGCGAGTTTAGGGACTGGGATGACACAACTGTATAAGTTTAGGGACCGCTGGTGCACTTTActcaaacacttacaacatacctctaaaacatctgaaacacttgaaacatacgcttacaTCATGCgttttcagcgcaacatctccttgttgcTTCGGCGAATGGAGTCTCGTCGGCGCGTGTAGATCACCAGTATAGAGCTCGCCGGTAGCACGGAGCTAGGCAGCGGCGTATAGAGAGCGGGGTGGGGGAGGCACGGGCGGAAGTGACGACGCGGAGGGCGGGTGGGGGCGGCGGCGATAGCGCAGAATGTGGGTGTGAACGTGGTAGCAACGACGACGTAGAGGGCGGGTGGGGACGCTAGCTGTGGGGTAGAGGGTGGGGTGGGACGGGGCATTAGCGATGATGCAGAGCGTGGATGGAGACAGCACGCAAAGGAGCGGAGGGCGCGCATCTTGGGACAAAGTGTCCATCCCTTAGGACCGCGTCTGAGCGGATCCAATTACCCCTGCTGCCGTGGTACGCTGTTAGAGTACAGGCACGAGCACGAGGCACTAGTCCACTATTTGCATAGTCCCTCCAGCATGCTGCATGGCCTAGGAGGCCAGGACTGCTAACGTTACTCTAGGGCTatgaaataaaaataaataaaagctcaAAGGCTCGTGGGTTACTCATGTTCGGTTCATTTTAGGCTTGTTTCGTGATTGGCTCAAATTGTAAACCAGCCCAGCTCAATCTAGAGCTAAAAGCTCATGCGCCCAACAAACTAGAGTAAATTCATGCGTTAATACTAGTCGTGATTCTACAAAGTGCATAAATATGTATTCTACTTTTCTTGCTCCCTTACATTATACAAATCCTAGGGACCATAAAATGACAAAACAGCCAAAGTCCAGTTACTATAAATTAAAGACTCTACACTCTAGTTACCTAAGCTTTGGGAccataaaaaaatttatttttttaagaACAGGTTTTCCCCCGATTTATTGATCATAAAGCGTTTCACAAAGTTTAGGCCCAAAGCGTATAGGCGCGCCTACTAGAATTCAAAAACAAAACAGGCCTCCCGAGGTCATTAGAACCAGCGACTACAGTTTGCAAGACACTCAAACTTTCGAAGACACTATAACACCACGGAACTAGTAACATTATTCAAAACATGTTTTTTATTCGCAATCTAGCGAGATGCTACAGACTCAAAAGTCCAATCACCCCTCAGATTTAAAATCTCTGCCACCACACTCCAAATCCTTCTAGCACCACAACACTCAAAAAACAAGCGATTAATATATTCAGACTCATTAAAAAAACACAAGTTTGATATGAAACTTCTCTTCTTTTAGCTAGATTGTCCCTAGTTAGCATTTTGTTCTTTAAAAGTAGCCACAAAATATGCACCCTAGGGGGTACTTTCAATTTCCAGACAGTATGCACATGGACTGAGGTAACCCCCCTATGATTAGTAACAACATATAGGGATTGTACTGAGAATTTCCCATTGGAGCTAAAGCTCCAGATTAGCTGGTCCTTCTCTTCTACCACCAGATTAACATTTTCCATGATTCTAAAAAGCTCATACCGCATATTCAGACACATTCCTTCTAAAGAAAAGTTTCAAAACTTCCCCATCCCATGAATTCCCAAACTAATGGTCCTCCAAAACCTTCCTTTCTGTCCATTACCTATTTTCCacataatggccccgttcgctggtctaaaacttgactgaaaaacactgttccggctggtttgttatgagagaaaaacattgtagcggctgaaactggctgaatctCCAGAGGAGAACCAGCCGGCTGGTTCGCTGGAACCAGACCAGCGAATAAGGCCAATACCCATTTGGGAAGTTTGCATTGACCAAAGCACCCCTTTACAAAAAGGAGATGCCAGGTTATCCAAACAACAAAGCACATTTGGGTTATTTCTTCTATACTTATAATCGACAATTTTTCTCCAAATCGAATTAGACTGCAAACTATATCTGAAGATCCAAGCACCTACTTCGGGCTCAACAACGCATGAAACGCTAGGCGGACAAGCTCCATTCAGAGTGTTCCTTTTCGGTGGGTGCGATATGGTTTTCGTCAAGCTCCAACCATACGTTCAATCTACTGCCACAAATCACGCCAACCACAAGATCTCTTACAAGTTTTTTTTGGCCCTTTTCGTGAGTTGGGCAAGATTGGCCGGCTCCGTGGCATACAAGCTTCAAATTGTCGGCTTCCTCAGCCGTCCATCCAGTCTTCTATGTCTCTCAGCTCAAGAAGGAGTCCTGGGAATAATTCACGTGTCTCCTTCACTCCCTGGCCCTGATAACCCCTTTTAGTTTCCAGTGCCGGTTTTGGCTATGCGTACAGTATCCCAAAGTAACTATCAAGTGCAACAGGTGTTGATCAGCTGGTCAAGCTGGCCTACCTCTACATGCTAAGGCATGATCGCACTCAAGCAACGTTTTCTGTTCGCTCCTGCTTGAGGACAAGTAGCGCCTAAAGGAGGGAGGAATGTCACCAGGAAGCCTACCATCGCCGCTGGGAAGAGCGTGGAGCTGAGCACGGTAGAGTCCACATGACTAGAAGCCACAAGCTTTGCCGCTGGGCCACGTCAAAGCTCAAAGGCCCAAGCCTAGTAATATGCGTTTGTCCGAAATTTGATGTCGTAGACCTTCAGGCCTAATTTGGAAACTCCAATCCATTCGGGATCCTAAACTTTTCCCTAGGTGAGTAATCCATGGAGATATCATTCTATTATTATTCTAGTTCTTAGTGGGGGTTTTCCATCCTAGGTTTTGCTCCCCCTCTTTTCAAAAGAGCCCTAAGGGAAGAGTAGTGAGGAAAGGATATATCTCGTCAAAGCAACCAAACTAAGAACAGCATTCCTCGTCCAATCCCCGCTGTTCCCTCTTGCTCCCTTCCGTTTCCCTCTCTTCCCGATCCTGCATACTGTAACAGTACGATAgcttgtcatcccga
It encodes:
- the LOC136469669 gene encoding noroxomaritidine synthase 3-like codes for the protein MGRMQAVWGDDCTAYGPDRWVTEDGALRRRHVPGHKFLPFNAEPRTCLGKDVSVAQMKCVVACMVWNLDFMVLQGHEVEPKLSVVLQMEKGFTAKDRKRGIIVSAFRI